Proteins encoded within one genomic window of Cucumis sativus cultivar 9930 chromosome 3, Cucumber_9930_V3, whole genome shotgun sequence:
- the LOC101212399 gene encoding uncharacterized protein LOC101212399 isoform X2 translates to MGKKRGGTRRSSAAELLETPPLTPPPATDSPKSAIFNRKMNSIGCKLSSPENTNLAKNKVPAGLFKSSPRNASSLSSISDLKDFASSQLLDLKRHIDHSHSQIVKDLDSSNSRLQKRFKIQGQTCQKMMDEAEKEYKKMSQRIHESQEAMKASYEEFLAHEEESASRACKTSITELSQSFERSIDALRSRFGIPST, encoded by the exons ATGGGAAAGAAAAGGGGTGGAACTCGCCGGTCTTCAGCGGCCGAGCTTCTGGAAACGCCGCCGTTAACGCCTCCTCCTGCCACCGATTCTCCAAAGTCAGCGATCTTCAACAGAAAAATGAACAGCATTGGATGCAAATTGTCTTCACCAGAGAACACCAACCTTGCGAAGAACAAAGTTCCCGCTGGTCTCTTCAAGTCGTCTCCTCGAAATGCTTCGAGTTTGAGTTCTATATCGGATCTCAAGGATTTTGCGTCTTCACAACTCCTCGATCTCAAGCGCCACATTGATCATTCTCACTCTCAAATCGTCAAAGACCTCGATTCCTCAAACTCACGCCTCCAGAAGCGATTTAAG ATTCAAGGTCAAACCTGCCAAAAAATGATGGATGAAGCAGAGAAGGAGTATAAGAAGATGTCTCAAAGGATTCATGAAAGTCAGGAAGCTATGAAG GCTTCATATGAAGAGTTTTTGGCACATGAAGAAGAGAGTGCATCTCGAG CTTGCAAAACATCCATAACTGAACTTTCACAGTCGTTTGAGAGATCAATTGATGCTCTTCGTAGCCGTTTTGGGATCCCCTCCACCTAA
- the LOC101212399 gene encoding uncharacterized protein LOC101212399 isoform X1, translating to MGKKRGGTRRSSAAELLETPPLTPPPATDSPKSAIFNRKMNSIGCKLSSPENTNLAKNKVPAGLFKSSPRNASSLSSISDLKDFASSQLLDLKRHIDHSHSQIVKDLDSSNSRLQKRFKIQGQTCQKMMDEAEKEYKKMSQRIHESQEAMKASYEEFLAHEEESASRAACKTSITELSQSFERSIDALRSRFGIPST from the exons ATGGGAAAGAAAAGGGGTGGAACTCGCCGGTCTTCAGCGGCCGAGCTTCTGGAAACGCCGCCGTTAACGCCTCCTCCTGCCACCGATTCTCCAAAGTCAGCGATCTTCAACAGAAAAATGAACAGCATTGGATGCAAATTGTCTTCACCAGAGAACACCAACCTTGCGAAGAACAAAGTTCCCGCTGGTCTCTTCAAGTCGTCTCCTCGAAATGCTTCGAGTTTGAGTTCTATATCGGATCTCAAGGATTTTGCGTCTTCACAACTCCTCGATCTCAAGCGCCACATTGATCATTCTCACTCTCAAATCGTCAAAGACCTCGATTCCTCAAACTCACGCCTCCAGAAGCGATTTAAG ATTCAAGGTCAAACCTGCCAAAAAATGATGGATGAAGCAGAGAAGGAGTATAAGAAGATGTCTCAAAGGATTCATGAAAGTCAGGAAGCTATGAAG GCTTCATATGAAGAGTTTTTGGCACATGAAGAAGAGAGTGCATCTCGAG CAGCTTGCAAAACATCCATAACTGAACTTTCACAGTCGTTTGAGAGATCAATTGATGCTCTTCGTAGCCGTTTTGGGATCCCCTCCACCTAA
- the LOC101217991 gene encoding probable methyltransferase PMT21 isoform X1: MKYKDGKPGYNPDKNARVLPMTILLFVLCGFSFYLGGIFCSEKEGFNVNTSMDVGDSVASARDTAVSPLQLKPVTFQECSSDYQDYTPCTDPRKWKKYGLHRLTFMERHCPPVFERKECLIPPPDGYKPPIRWPKSKDECWYRNVPYDWINKQKSNQNWLRKEGEKFLFPGGGTMFPHGVSAYVDLMTDLIPEMKDGTVRTAIDTGCGVASWGGDLLDRGILTVSLAPRDNHEAQVQFALERGIPAILGIISTQRLPFPSSSFDMAHCSRCLIPWTEFGGIYLLEINRILRPGGFWVLSGPPVNYENRWRGWNTTVEEQRSDYEKLQELLTSMCFTLYNKKDDIAVWQKSSDPNCFNKIAVDAYPPKCDDSLEPDSAWYSPLRSCVVAPNPKLKRTSLMAVPKWPDRLHTSPERVSDVYGGSTGTFKHDDSKWKVRAKHYKKLLPAIGTEKIRNVMDMNTVYGGFAAAIIDDPLWVMNVVSSYAANTLPVVYDRGLIGTYHDWCEAFSTYPRTYDLLHLDGLFTAEGHRCEMKYVLLEMDRILRPNGYAIIRESSYYADAVASMAKGMRWGCRKEETEYSTEKEKILICQKKLWYSSNRKSR; this comes from the exons ATGAAGTATAAAGATGGGAAGCCAGGATATAACCCAGATAAAAATGCAAGAGTTCTTCCTATGACAATTCTGTTGTTTGTGTTATGTGGATTCTCGTTCTATCTGGGTGGAATCTTTTGTTCTGAGAAAGAAGGATTCAATGTCAACACATCCATGGATGTTGGAGACTCTGTTGCGTCAGCGAGGGATACAGCCGTTTCCCCTCTTCAACTTAAACCGGTTACCTTCCAGGAATGCAGCAGTGATTACCAAGATTACACTCCTTGCACAGATCCAAGG aaatggaagaagtatGGTTTGCATCGGCTTACTTTCATGGAAAGACATTGCCCTCCTGTGTTCGAAAGAAAGGAATGCTTAATTCCACCACCAGACGGGTATAAACCACCAATTAGATGGCCAAAAAGCAAGGATGAGTGTTGGTACAG GAACGTGCCATATGATTGGATCAATAAGCAGAAATCTAATCAAAATTGGCTGAGGAAAGAAGGTGAAAAGTTCCTTTTTCCTGGTGGAGGAACTATGTTTCCTCATGGCGTTAGCGCATACGTTGATCTGATGACAGATCTAATTCCAGAAATGAAGGATGGAACTGTTCGAACAGCCATTGATACTGGGTGTGGG GTTGCAAGCTGGGGAGGAGATTTGCTAGACCGTGGAATTTTAACAGTTTCTCTTGCACCAAGAGATAACCATGAAGCTCAAGTCCAATTTGCATTGGAACGTGGAATTCCAGCAATTCTTGGCATCATTTCCACACAACGCCTTCCTTTCCCATCAAGCTCCTTTGATATGGCTCACTGCTCAAGATGCCTTATCCCATGGACAGAATTTG gtGGAATATACTTGCTAGAAATCAATCGAATCCTCCGTCCTGGGGGTTTCTGGGTTCTATCTGGTCCCCCTGTCAACTATGAAAATCGTTGGAGAGGATGGAATACGACTGTGGAAGAACAAAGATCAGACTATGAAAAATTGCAGGAACTCCTAACTTCGATGTGCTTCACCCTTTACAACAAAAAGGATGATATTGCTGTTTGGCAGAAATCTTCAGATCCAAATTGTTTCAACAAGATTGCTGTTGATGCTTACCCGCCTAAGTGCGACGACAGCCTTGAACCAGATTCAGCATGGTACAGTCCATTGCGCAGTTGTGTCGTTGCTCCCAACCCAAAACTGAAGAGGACAAGTTTGATGGCCGTCCCTAAATGGCCAGATCGTTTACACACCTCACCGGAACGTGTTTCAGATGTTTATGGTGGGAGTACTGGCACTTTCAAGCACGATGATAGCAAATGGAAGGTCCGAGCaaaacactacaagaaattgcTTCCTGCAATTGGGACTGAAAAGATCAGAAATGTTATGGACATGAATACAGTTTACGGAGGTTTTGCTGCAGCCATTATTGATGATCCTTTGTGGGTTATGAATGTGGTTTCTTCCTACGCTGCTAATACTCTTCCTGTGGTCTATGATCGTGGTCTAATTGGAACTTACCATGACtg GTGTGAAGCATTTTCAACATATCCTCGAACTTATGATTTGCTCCATCTTGATGGGCTTTTCACCGCAGAAGGCCATAG GTGTGAGATGAAGTATGTGCTTTTGGAGATGGATCGAATCCTGCGTCCAAATGGGTATGCGATAATTCGAGAGTCAAGCTACTACGCAGATGCAGTAGCCTCAATGGCCAAAGGGATGAGATGGGGATGTCGTAAGGAAGAAACCGAATACAGTACCGAAAAGGAGAAGATATTGATTTGCCAGAAGAAGCTTTGGTATTCTTCTAACCGGAAATCAAGATGA
- the LOC101217991 gene encoding probable methyltransferase PMT21 isoform X2 produces the protein MKYKDGKPGYNPDKNARVLPMTILLFVLCGFSFYLGGIFCSEKEGFNVNTSMDVGDSVASARDTAVSPLQLKPVTFQECSSDYQDYTPCTDPRKWKKYGLHRLTFMERHCPPVFERKECLIPPPDGYKPPIRWPKSKDECWYRNVPYDWINKQKSNQNWLRKEGEKFLFPGGGTMFPHGVSAYVDLMTDLIPEMKDGTVRTAIDTGCGVASWGGDLLDRGILTVSLAPRDNHEAQVQFALERGIPAILGIISTQRLPFPSSSFDMAHCSRCLIPWTEFGGIYLLEINRILRPGGFWVLSGPPVNYENRWRGWNTTVEEQRSDYEKLQELLTSMCFTLYNKKDDIAVWQKSSDPNCFNKIAVDAYPPKCDDSLEPDSAWYSPLRSCVVAPNPKLKRTSLMAVPKWPDRLHTSPERVSDVYGGSTGTFKHDDSKWKVRAKHYKKLLPAIGTEKIRNVMDMNTVYGGFAAAIIDDPLWVMNVVSSYAANTLPVVYDRGLIGTYHDW, from the exons ATGAAGTATAAAGATGGGAAGCCAGGATATAACCCAGATAAAAATGCAAGAGTTCTTCCTATGACAATTCTGTTGTTTGTGTTATGTGGATTCTCGTTCTATCTGGGTGGAATCTTTTGTTCTGAGAAAGAAGGATTCAATGTCAACACATCCATGGATGTTGGAGACTCTGTTGCGTCAGCGAGGGATACAGCCGTTTCCCCTCTTCAACTTAAACCGGTTACCTTCCAGGAATGCAGCAGTGATTACCAAGATTACACTCCTTGCACAGATCCAAGG aaatggaagaagtatGGTTTGCATCGGCTTACTTTCATGGAAAGACATTGCCCTCCTGTGTTCGAAAGAAAGGAATGCTTAATTCCACCACCAGACGGGTATAAACCACCAATTAGATGGCCAAAAAGCAAGGATGAGTGTTGGTACAG GAACGTGCCATATGATTGGATCAATAAGCAGAAATCTAATCAAAATTGGCTGAGGAAAGAAGGTGAAAAGTTCCTTTTTCCTGGTGGAGGAACTATGTTTCCTCATGGCGTTAGCGCATACGTTGATCTGATGACAGATCTAATTCCAGAAATGAAGGATGGAACTGTTCGAACAGCCATTGATACTGGGTGTGGG GTTGCAAGCTGGGGAGGAGATTTGCTAGACCGTGGAATTTTAACAGTTTCTCTTGCACCAAGAGATAACCATGAAGCTCAAGTCCAATTTGCATTGGAACGTGGAATTCCAGCAATTCTTGGCATCATTTCCACACAACGCCTTCCTTTCCCATCAAGCTCCTTTGATATGGCTCACTGCTCAAGATGCCTTATCCCATGGACAGAATTTG gtGGAATATACTTGCTAGAAATCAATCGAATCCTCCGTCCTGGGGGTTTCTGGGTTCTATCTGGTCCCCCTGTCAACTATGAAAATCGTTGGAGAGGATGGAATACGACTGTGGAAGAACAAAGATCAGACTATGAAAAATTGCAGGAACTCCTAACTTCGATGTGCTTCACCCTTTACAACAAAAAGGATGATATTGCTGTTTGGCAGAAATCTTCAGATCCAAATTGTTTCAACAAGATTGCTGTTGATGCTTACCCGCCTAAGTGCGACGACAGCCTTGAACCAGATTCAGCATGGTACAGTCCATTGCGCAGTTGTGTCGTTGCTCCCAACCCAAAACTGAAGAGGACAAGTTTGATGGCCGTCCCTAAATGGCCAGATCGTTTACACACCTCACCGGAACGTGTTTCAGATGTTTATGGTGGGAGTACTGGCACTTTCAAGCACGATGATAGCAAATGGAAGGTCCGAGCaaaacactacaagaaattgcTTCCTGCAATTGGGACTGAAAAGATCAGAAATGTTATGGACATGAATACAGTTTACGGAGGTTTTGCTGCAGCCATTATTGATGATCCTTTGTGGGTTATGAATGTGGTTTCTTCCTACGCTGCTAATACTCTTCCTGTGGTCTATGATCGTGGTCTAATTGGAACTTACCATGACtggtaa